From the Solibacillus sp. FSL R5-0449 genome, one window contains:
- a CDS encoding universal stress protein, translating into MLKTYKNIVVAIDFSEKAKVAFERGMNVARLTDATLNLVSVIDTHSFGSVEAYDLKYAKALKEKTLDQLKEYKVIAEQAGVKHVQVYVEEGSPKAVLTSLTDADLIIIGATGLNRAERFLLGSVSENVVRSANCDVLVVR; encoded by the coding sequence ATGCTAAAAACGTATAAAAATATTGTTGTGGCAATAGACTTTTCGGAAAAAGCAAAAGTAGCTTTTGAGCGTGGCATGAACGTTGCGCGATTGACGGATGCGACATTGAATCTAGTGAGTGTAATTGATACACATTCATTCGGCTCAGTGGAAGCATATGATTTAAAGTATGCAAAGGCCCTCAAGGAAAAAACTCTTGATCAGTTAAAGGAATACAAGGTTATAGCGGAACAGGCCGGCGTTAAGCATGTACAAGTATACGTTGAAGAAGGATCGCCGAAAGCGGTATTGACGAGCTTGACAGATGCCGATTTAATCATTATCGGAGCAACCGGTTTAAACCGTGCAGAACGCTTCTTACTCGGCTCTGTATCGGAGAATGTAGTTCGCAGTGCCAATTGTGATGTTCTCGTAGTACGTTAA
- the gdhA gene encoding NADP-specific glutamate dehydrogenase, whose amino-acid sequence MTTMTTTSNAQQYVDGVFEKLKAKNSNQLEFLQAAEEIFLSLVPVFEQHPEYIQHNILERIVEPDRIISFRVAWQDDQNQVQVNRGYRVQYNNVIGPYKGGLRFHPTVNESIMKFLAFEQIFKNALTGQPIGGGKGGSDFNPKGKSNAEIMRFCQAFMTELYRYVGPDVDVPAGDIGVGSREVGYLWGQYKRIRGAYEAGVLTGKKPGYGGSLARTEATGYGLVYFVEEMLRDAKLSINEKTVVVSGSGNVAIYAIEKAQHFGAKVVACSDSAGYIYDPEGINLKIVKQLKEVEGKRIKEYVNYRPNAIYTEGCDGIWTIPCDIALPCATQNEINGEQARTLIANGVKVVAEGANMPSNLDAINEFLASDVLFGPGKAANAGGVAVSALEMAQNSGRNYWSFQEVDEKLHGIMKSIFKESSDAAKKYGYEGNLVVGSNIAGFIKVANGMLVEGVY is encoded by the coding sequence ATGACGACAATGACAACAACGAGTAACGCACAGCAATATGTTGATGGTGTGTTTGAAAAATTAAAAGCAAAAAACTCAAATCAATTGGAATTCCTGCAAGCAGCAGAAGAAATTTTCCTTTCTTTAGTACCTGTATTCGAACAACATCCTGAATACATTCAACATAATATTTTAGAACGTATCGTTGAGCCGGACAGAATTATTTCTTTCCGTGTAGCTTGGCAAGATGATCAAAACCAAGTACAAGTAAACCGCGGGTACCGTGTTCAATATAATAACGTTATCGGGCCATATAAAGGTGGTTTACGCTTCCATCCTACTGTAAACGAATCGATTATGAAATTTTTAGCCTTTGAACAAATTTTCAAAAATGCTTTAACTGGTCAACCGATCGGCGGCGGTAAAGGCGGTTCCGACTTTAATCCAAAAGGTAAATCAAATGCAGAGATTATGCGCTTCTGCCAAGCATTCATGACAGAATTATACCGTTATGTTGGTCCGGATGTCGATGTTCCGGCCGGAGATATTGGTGTAGGTTCACGCGAAGTCGGCTATTTATGGGGCCAATACAAGCGCATCCGCGGTGCATATGAAGCAGGTGTTTTAACTGGTAAAAAACCTGGCTATGGCGGTTCATTGGCACGTACAGAAGCAACAGGATACGGTTTAGTATACTTTGTCGAAGAGATGCTACGTGACGCAAAACTTTCAATTAACGAAAAAACGGTTGTCGTTTCAGGTTCTGGTAATGTTGCGATTTATGCAATTGAAAAAGCTCAGCACTTTGGAGCAAAAGTTGTTGCCTGCTCCGACTCTGCAGGCTACATTTACGACCCGGAAGGCATTAACTTAAAAATTGTAAAACAGTTAAAAGAAGTTGAAGGGAAGCGTATTAAAGAATATGTAAATTATCGTCCAAATGCTATTTATACAGAAGGCTGTGACGGCATCTGGACAATTCCATGTGATATCGCTCTTCCATGTGCAACTCAAAATGAAATTAACGGTGAACAGGCCCGTACTTTAATTGCAAATGGCGTGAAAGTCGTTGCAGAAGGTGCAAATATGCCATCGAATTTAGATGCAATCAATGAGTTTTTAGCAAGCGATGTTTTATTCGGCCCTGGTAAAGCAGCAAATGCAGGCGGTGTTGCTGTATCTGCACTTGAAATGGCTCAAAATTCCGGCCGTAACTACTGGTCTTTCCAGGAAGTTGATGAAAAACTTCACGGTATTATGAAATCAATTTTCAAAGAAAGTTCGGATGCGGCGAAAAAATATGGCTATGAAGGCAATTTAGTTGTCGGCTCAAACATTGCCGGCTTCATTAAAGTAGCAAACGGTATGCTTGTAGAAGGCGTATATTAA
- a CDS encoding DUF188 domain-containing protein: MLQLLIDADACPVVDLALFISSRYEIRPILFCDTSHRIERDGAKTIIVDKGPDSVDFKLLSVLNRGDIVITGDYGLAAMCIAKGGIVVNHNGKELTSDNIDQLLAFRFESAKIRRAGGRTKGPKKRTEENNLAFETKFRQICERAIFEKEES, encoded by the coding sequence ATTTTACAACTATTAATTGATGCAGATGCATGCCCAGTTGTTGATTTAGCGCTGTTTATTTCATCTCGATATGAGATAAGACCAATCTTATTCTGCGATACATCACATCGTATCGAACGAGATGGTGCAAAAACAATTATTGTCGACAAGGGACCAGATTCGGTCGATTTTAAGCTTCTAAGTGTATTAAACCGAGGAGATATTGTTATAACAGGTGATTATGGCCTTGCTGCGATGTGTATAGCAAAAGGTGGAATTGTAGTCAATCACAATGGGAAAGAACTGACGTCTGACAATATAGATCAGCTGTTGGCTTTTCGATTTGAAAGTGCGAAAATAAGACGTGCAGGGGGACGTACAAAAGGCCCCAAAAAACGCACGGAAGAAAATAATTTGGCTTTTGAAACAAAATTTCGACAAATTTGTGAACGTGCGATTTTTGAGAAGGAGGAATCATAA
- a CDS encoding D-serine ammonia-lyase gives MNQQILNLDALKERFPLIEKLQSEQYVFWENENVAKERQVSELVTPEMIQDAESRLKRFSSYIKVAFPITKFSDGIIESELREIAAMKKLIEGRRGFNIPGKLMLKCDHALPIAGSIKARGGIYEVLSHAEKLAINAGMITEQDDYAKFHSEEFRKFFSQYKIAVGSTGNLGLSIGIISAQLGFQVTVHMSIEAKEWKKKLLREKGVEVIEYESDYTSAVEHGRQVAEQDPACHFVDDENSIDLFLGYAVAGSRLKDQLQQAKIKVDANHPLFVYLPCGVGGAPGGIAYALKQIYGEHIHIFFAEPFASPCMLLGLMTGMHDKISVSDIGLSNKTEADGLAVGRPSRFVGTLMESVISGCYTVDDSFLFRSLKGMYETENIFMEPSAHAGVYGPIELMMQGTSYIQKHGLQDKMKNATHIIWSTGGDLVPEELRQQYLQSEI, from the coding sequence ATGAATCAGCAAATCTTGAATTTAGATGCATTAAAAGAGCGCTTTCCGTTAATTGAAAAGCTGCAATCCGAACAATATGTGTTTTGGGAAAATGAAAATGTAGCAAAGGAAAGGCAAGTATCAGAACTCGTAACACCTGAAATGATTCAAGACGCCGAAAGCAGATTGAAGCGTTTTTCTTCTTATATAAAGGTCGCATTTCCGATTACGAAATTTTCAGACGGCATTATTGAATCGGAACTAAGAGAAATTGCCGCGATGAAAAAACTTATCGAAGGACGACGCGGTTTTAACATTCCCGGAAAGTTAATGCTTAAATGTGATCATGCATTACCGATTGCCGGTTCGATTAAAGCGCGAGGCGGTATATATGAAGTGTTGAGCCATGCCGAAAAGCTGGCAATTAATGCAGGTATGATAACAGAGCAGGATGATTACGCTAAATTCCATAGTGAAGAATTCCGGAAATTTTTCAGCCAATATAAAATTGCGGTCGGGTCAACCGGCAATTTGGGGCTAAGTATCGGTATTATTAGCGCACAGCTTGGTTTTCAGGTAACTGTCCATATGTCAATCGAAGCAAAAGAGTGGAAAAAGAAACTGCTGCGTGAAAAAGGGGTGGAAGTTATCGAATACGAATCCGATTATACTTCTGCCGTGGAACACGGGCGCCAAGTAGCGGAACAAGATCCTGCTTGCCACTTTGTTGATGACGAAAATTCAATCGATCTGTTTTTAGGGTATGCGGTAGCGGGTTCACGCCTGAAAGATCAGCTTCAGCAAGCGAAAATTAAAGTCGATGCAAATCATCCGTTATTTGTTTATCTGCCTTGCGGGGTAGGGGGTGCCCCTGGAGGGATTGCCTACGCTTTAAAGCAAATTTACGGCGAACATATTCATATTTTCTTTGCGGAGCCATTTGCATCACCGTGTATGCTGCTAGGTTTGATGACGGGGATGCATGATAAAATCAGCGTGAGTGATATTGGTTTGTCCAATAAGACGGAAGCTGACGGATTGGCGGTAGGGCGTCCATCACGTTTTGTCGGAACATTGATGGAATCCGTAATAAGCGGATGCTATACTGTGGATGACAGCTTCTTATTCAGAAGTTTAAAAGGTATGTATGAGACGGAAAACATTTTTATGGAACCTTCAGCACATGCAGGTGTTTATGGGCCGATTGAATTAATGATGCAGGGGACTTCATATATACAAAAGCATGGGCTTCAAGATAAAATGAAAAACGCCACACATATTATTTGGTCGACAGGCGGCGATTTAGTGCCTGAAGAATTACGACAGCAGTATTTACAATCAGAGATATAG
- a CDS encoding DUF4181 domain-containing protein, with protein sequence MLIVIVIIAFFGAGLLDLNLRKKYNIPKNEKFMDQYVGIWHLFLEIILCFMFLSYVTMNLFDQKTLYSVLFAFIMILFIIRGLLEFWLRREKRRHIISFTYVVLCAICSIAIGVIM encoded by the coding sequence GTGTTAATTGTAATCGTCATCATCGCTTTTTTTGGAGCAGGTTTACTCGATTTAAACCTGCGTAAAAAATATAACATCCCAAAAAACGAAAAATTTATGGATCAGTATGTGGGGATTTGGCATTTATTCCTGGAAATCATCCTATGTTTCATGTTTTTATCGTATGTAACTATGAATCTATTTGACCAAAAAACATTATATTCTGTATTGTTTGCGTTCATTATGATTTTGTTTATAATCCGTGGGCTATTGGAATTTTGGTTAAGAAGAGAAAAGCGTCGTCATATAATTTCATTTACTTATGTCGTGCTTTGTGCCATCTGCAGTATCGCAATCGGCGTTATTATGTAA
- a CDS encoding phytoene/squalene synthase family protein, with product MSNKALQKDAMRVLKETSRTFYIPITFLDKELKLTVAAAYLAMRAIDEIEDHEDVSNEIKNVILLKVAELLKAPAFDNTAYLEALAPVKDKMPEVTLRLADWLEVCPQGAFPIVTSATSEMAEGMAKWALANWQVHTKEDLDDYTYYVAGLVGVMLSELWEWSAGTKTDRELAIGYGRGLQAVNILRNEQEDLDERGVSFVPDGWTRAELFAYAEENLAKADLYMKDLDKRTIKLFCKLPLALAHKTLQAMREGREKMSRSEVEATVEEIQVD from the coding sequence ATGTCGAACAAAGCTTTACAAAAAGATGCGATGCGCGTTTTAAAAGAGACGAGCCGTACATTTTATATCCCCATTACTTTTTTAGATAAAGAATTAAAATTAACGGTTGCTGCTGCCTATTTAGCGATGCGGGCAATTGATGAAATTGAAGATCATGAAGATGTTTCCAATGAAATAAAAAATGTGATATTATTAAAAGTTGCGGAATTACTGAAAGCTCCTGCCTTTGATAATACTGCTTATCTTGAAGCGCTGGCACCTGTAAAGGACAAAATGCCTGAAGTGACACTGCGACTTGCTGACTGGCTGGAAGTTTGTCCTCAAGGGGCGTTTCCGATTGTCACTTCTGCGACGAGCGAAATGGCGGAAGGTATGGCAAAATGGGCCCTTGCAAATTGGCAGGTGCATACGAAGGAAGACTTGGACGACTATACATACTATGTGGCTGGTTTGGTCGGAGTCATGCTTTCGGAGCTTTGGGAATGGAGTGCCGGCACGAAAACCGACCGTGAACTGGCAATTGGCTATGGTCGTGGCTTGCAGGCAGTAAACATTTTACGAAATGAACAGGAAGATTTGGATGAGCGTGGTGTCAGCTTCGTTCCTGATGGCTGGACACGTGCTGAACTATTTGCATATGCCGAGGAAAACTTGGCAAAAGCCGACCTTTATATGAAGGATTTAGATAAACGGACAATCAAACTGTTCTGCAAACTGCCATTAGCATTGGCCCATAAAACATTACAGGCAATGCGAGAAGGACGGGAAAAAATGTCCCGCTCAGAAGTGGAAGCAACAGTAGAAGAAATCCAGGTAGACTAA
- a CDS encoding RAxF-45 family protein gives MKKLAIATGVKVDTAMYFARVITFKFGSNGIGVSFFRQFKNNA, from the coding sequence ATGAAAAAGTTAGCGATCGCGACAGGTGTAAAGGTGGATACAGCTATGTATTTTGCACGTGTCATTACTTTTAAATTTGGGTCTAACGGGATAGGTGTGTCCTTTTTTAGACAATTTAAAAATAATGCGTAG